The genomic stretch TAGAGAAAATGCAAATCCTCTTCCATAGAGTATTGATCTCGAGGATGTGGGGTTGGGGCTCTTCTGAATTTTGATACCGCCGAAGGTTAAAAATAATTGATGAGTCTGGCCATTTGTCGCTGGCGACCGCGTGCCTCATACGTGCCTTCAATCGATCTCGACAAAAACGCCCTGTGTCCAAACATGCCGCTTCGGTCCCATGCCCCTGAAGGCAATACTCGTCCAGCGGGAGCAGGGATCGTCAGTGCTTGTTGGCCCTGCAATGGTGCCATGATAAAGGGTAAGGTATACCCACGGAGTGTCGATAACGCAGTGATGTTAATTATCCTGTGAAATGGAAGCTTCCAGGTAGATATATCAGCGCGGGCAGTTGCTGTGTTTGTATAGATGCTGGTCCTGTTGAAGTCACTTCAAGCGGTTTAAGATATGATATTATGTTTGGTATCTATGTGGATCATACCAAACCATAAAGCAGAGCCCTCTAATAAGAGAGTTGCTGACTTCTGCCTAGGAATCATCAGCCCACATGTATACAATGTTATGATCTTAGCTACTGAAGACTCCGTAGTACATCTGATTAAACCAGGGTGAAGTTTTGGTACGCTCCATATTTACGGAATATTTACTTTCAGTCTTAGCTTGTTGGGTTTCGGCCCCACGGGCCCCTGCTTCAGAAAgactccatcaccaccttcTCAAGCATTCAGCTTGCTACATCGCGATACCAGCCTAAGCATACGCAGTGGTCCAGTCACGCAAACTGACTGTAAAATACTGCCGTGATTGGTAGAAGTGCCTATTTAGGCCAGTGGGTGACCTCATGTTGCGGCTCAGCCAGCGAGCATTTGCTGGTGTAGCCGCCTGATAGTAGCGTCTGCTCTATTGTGAGAGGATGAATATTGACCTCCTCAAGCTGCTAGACCCACTGCTACCATATaagctttctctctctcctctttttatattctacGTGTGTCTATAGAGCCACAAGCAGCAAAGACTGCTAAGCGAGCTGCCGCCATTGCCAAGATAGACTTCTTCCCGCCCCACCAGTCGGCAGTTATTTTCCAGTTACGTAGTCGTAATTTCCCCACCTAATTGGGTAGCTCGGGCTGGACACCGTTTGATATAGATTAACTCGCGGTTAGTTTGTGGTTCGTTGGAATTAGGGCTTACAACAGCCTGCGGTAGACACGAACTCCGGTGGAGCTTCGGCTACGCTCTCGGCTACAGAATACAGAGAGTACTCCGAAGTAGTGTACGCGCGCGAACAACAGTCCACTGCCGATCGACAGGCTAAGAGAATAGCACTTAATTAAGGGGGCCTTTGAGAAATATACAAAGTGATAGATAAGATGTGATGAGCCTCCTCTCAGGATGCTCAATGCCTCacaatttctttctctttgaccTCTGTATTGGGTTTTTTGATAGTTGGAATCGTCTAACTATTGTCCTCTCATTTAATCCGTTACGTCTTTAGAGCTACGTACGTTCGTTCTTtgttccctctttttctttttctacctTCGCTTATCGATGCTCTAATATGCGTTCTGTATCACTCTTTCTATGGGGTCTGGCACCTCTGCTTGCATCCGCCCAACTCACTGGCAGAGTTGGGCCTCTGAAGTCAGCGGTTGAGAAAGCCGCCAACAAAACGTGTAATGTTCTTGATTACGGAGCAGTCGCCGACTTGTCAACCGATATTGGTCAACCATTACTCGACGCCTTTGAAGACTGTAATGGGGGTGGTCTGGTGTATGTTCCCGAAGGCGAGTATGCCTTGTCTACCTGGGTGCTCTTCGATAAAGGAGAGTCATGGGCTCTGCAACTTGACGGTGTGATCTACCGGAATGGAACTGATGGCGGCAATATGATAACGTTTGAGCATACGAGTGATTTTGAAATGTTCAGCAGCAACGGAAAGGGTGCGATTCAGGCACTCGGCTATGAGTTTCGTAATGCGGGAGAATCAACGAATACCAGGATCATGAGATTGCAGAAGGtctcctctttttctgttcaCGATATTATTCTTGTTGATTCTCCAGCTTTTCATATGTCGCTTGATACTGTGTCAGATGGTGAGGTATACAACGTTGTGGTTCGCGGAGGCAGTTCAGGTGGGCTAGATGGTATTGATGTGTGGGGTGAGAATGTCTGGATCCACGATGTGAGTCTACTGACATTGAATGCCTGGGAAAGAATCTGCTTACTGACGATACATAGGTCGAAGTCACTAATAAGGATGAGTGTGTGACCGTCAAGGTGCGAGGTAACTCAATTTTGCTATATCACGCGCTTGCTAATTATATCCATCGCAGAATCCATCCTATAATTTGTTCATCGAGAACGTCTACTGCAACTGGAGTGGAGGTTGCGCGATCGGATCCATTACCTCAGGCACTAATATCACGGACATCATCTATCGCAACGTGTACACCCGCTCGTTCAATCAGATGTTTATGATCAAGAGTAATGGAGGCGATGGGTACGTGAGGAatctggctctggagaatTTCATTGGTAaattccttccctcccttgcTGTATATTATGCCAGGAATAGTCGCTAAGATGGAAACACTGATCAGGCCACGGAAATGCCTATTCCCTGGACATCGACAGCGCTTGGAGCAATATTGACACGgccgatggagatggtgttgaGTTTTCAAACATTACCGTATCCAATTGGAAGGGCACTGAGGAGGATGGTGTGCAACGTGGTCCGATCAAAATCCTCTGTCCTGATGAAAATCCTTGCTATGATATTACCATCAAGGACTTCGACATGTGGACGGAGACTGGAGACAGCCAGACGTATTTCTGCCAGAGCGCTTATGGAGACGGACACTGTCTCCAAGACGGTGATGAGCTGAAAGAGTACACAACGACACTGACTGCCACCAGCGCACCGAGTGGCTACGCAGCGCCCACCATGAAGGAGGACCTTTCCGAAGCGATGGCCTTGAACACATCCATTGCAATTCCTACTATCCCTGCCTCCTTTTACCCTGGCGTGATGCCATACAGCAGCATCGCAGGCGGCAGCGCAGCAGCTGTAACCCCTAGCTCGAGTGTGGCATCTCCTTCAGTTTCTGCAACCCCCAGCTCAAGCTTCGTCGCATGGAGTTCTTCAGTTCGTGTCTCATCGCCGTCAAGACCTGCCAGCTCGCCATCTTCCACCAGAGTTAGCCCTTCCTCGTCTTGGATAACGACTACAGGAACGCCCCCTACGACTGCTTCAACTGACGCTCTGCCCACTATCCCCGCTCAGAAGCAGCCATCTCCTGACACCGAAGTGATTGGAAAGTGTGGTTTTGCGCCGCCTCCCAACCAGGGTGGCCATCACCATGTGCACCACCACACTGCTCCTCAGCACCACTGAGTCGACAGACAGAGTACtcttatatatagatagtcAACCTATTAAGGGAGGTTGCGTggaaaaggggaaagctCCACTTATTGATATTCAAAGTGTTATTGACCACATTGGTAACCTACGCTTGCAAGTACATACGAAGAGATGTACTTTAGAGGTCCCAAGTTCCTTTCAAACCAGCCATAACTTGAATGCATGATAGACTGTTATGGCAGCAGGTTCAGTATTATCACTTATACAAAGATTGCATCCCTCTATCCAGTTCAGCTTGTTAACGCTACAGCATTCACTTCTTTGGTTGGTTCAGTACAACAAGATATTGAAAAAGCCTTTGCTTCCGGCAATACAGTGTTCTTTCTGtatatccttctttcctccaaCGTGATACGTAATGTAAGATTATTTCGTAAACCATTCAGGAACAAGTCTTTCTCAAAGTCTAATTACATCAAAGTGTATATAAACTAACTCCCTCGAATCTTAGTGCTGATTTGGTCGACGCATCAGATACGAGTGGGTGGTGAGTGAGacatagaaaggaaaaataataaaaaggaagGTCCTAGCCGGATTCGAACCGGCGTTACCGGAAGATTTGACTTCTCTTATATATctgtctatatatattgttcaTCAAAATCCGGTGGGATAACCACTACCCCATAGGACCAATGGACGGCGAAATTCTTACCTCAGGACACTTTTCACAAAATTGAAGCTTAGTGTCCACGAGCCCTTACTCTATATTGAATCCCGgttttaatatttttaaagGTTATTCGAGTCATGGCGCTGGAAAAATACGTCTCCTGCTCCCAGTATAGGGTCGAACTCTACAAAGCGTACAGTTTGGTGAAGTCTATTGTCTATTTTACCCCACTATTTTGACTGAAACACTGGGAGCCCCGGGGCAGCGGGGCTTCGGGAGGCCCGCAGACTCCCTGGAAGGATAAGTTCTCCGACAGCCCTCGTTGACGACATTTATTAGCAAATTTAATTCTTTTATAAACCTGCTGAATAGATTAGCTTCCACTAAGTGGTAAACTCTAAATTAAAGTTTTGCAGAAGCTAGAAACGTAAGCTGTCCAATCTGGACGGCAACAAGAGGTAGTTGTTCGACAAATCGGAGATTATGTTTAACTACCAGACACTCAATAAGGTTGCAAGTCAATAATTCGAAGAATGTTCTTCACTTCATATACttctaaatatatacatatcaaAGACTCGCTCCTATTTATCTTGCGACGGAAGAACGGCCAGAGTGCGGTGGCTTTGTTCTCAGATACATAACCGCATTAGGGCTCACTCTACGACTGGAAGGCTCTTGCTCAACCCTAAGTGTACTGTTAAATATTATTTGGGCTCATCCCTGATTTGATCCTTTCTGTAATTTCCCTTATACTTACCCTCGGATTcgtttctcccttctttcattccttcctTATCCAAGGAAAGATCAATACTTAGAAAAATCTACTACCCTACTGAGACAGATGGCGGGCCATGTATAGTATAGTAAACCTATGATATCACACTTTTTTCTGATTCCCCCGCATCTCCAGTGGAGGGAAATATGGGATCTGGGAGTTCTCCGGTGGAGGACTCCACTGCCAAGACAACCATCGCGCAAAATGTCCGCGAATCATGAAGCCATTCACAGGAAAAAGCGAGCAATGAGACCGTAGCCAAGCTCTGCGTATTTTATAAAGGATCAAGGATCTCGTCCAATCGTTCAGGATGTTCTTTGTCGGAATAGTGGAAAATCGCTGTCTTATACTCGAATACTGCGCCTACCTCCGAGAGACGAACTCGCGGCCGACATGCgtatcttttcttccatcttcgcTGTGGCTAAtgtcctttccctctcaACGGGCAGAGTTATACCTCGCCAAGATGGAAACTCTTACGTTGGCTATCTCCTCTCCACCTTTACCGACGCGAATCCTCAAGTCTTCTGGTACTTCTCCGAAGGTTCAGATCCGTTAGCTTTCAAAGCTCTTAATGGAGGAAGTCCGGTATTGGAATCGACTGTTGGCACACGCGCAGTAagagatatatttcttgcttCCAACGCTGCTAGGTCTGAGTATTTCATGATTGCAACAGGTACTGAATTCATACCGTGACCTTTAAAACAGAGAATAAATTAACTAACCAATCCGTTCTATGATTAGATTTGGACATCAACGCCGACGGCTTTTCCTGGGATGAAGCAACAAGACGCGGCAGCCGTGGGCTTACTATCTGGAAGTCAAGTAATCTTGTAGATTGGTCTGAACCTACATTGACAACGTATGTAAGCCTACAAGCCGATCAAGTGTAATTGATTCTGATTGTTTCTAAACAGGATTGAGGAGGACACTGCCGGTATGGCTTGGGCACCTTCTGCTGTCTGGAATGATGACGAGCAGCAATACTATCTTTTCTGGGCATCCCGCCTTTATGACTCCACTGACTCAGATCATACCGGCACTGCTGGTTTGGATCGCATTCGCTATTCAACCACCAGAGACTTTGTGACCTTCAGCTCTCCAGCCGATTATGTCGCTCTGGACGACATTCCCCTCATTGACCAAGAATTCCTGGAGCTCGGCACACCCGGCGCCTACGCTCGTTTCATCAAGGACGAAAATATCAACCAGGTTTACCAGGAAACGACGACAGGTGGGCTTTTCGGAGAATGGACCCGCATTCCCGGATATATTGGCGATAACCCGTTGTCTGAGGGACCAGCTTCGTTTCCTGACATTGAGAATTCTGGAGTTTACCATCTGTTGCTTGATAACTATGAGGAATATGTTCCGTTTCAGACAAGCGATATCGATGCGGGCTCTTGGGAGAAGTCAAGTTCGTCTTCTTACCCCACGGGGTTGAAGCATGGTTCTGTTTTGCGGTTAACGCAGACGGAGTATGATGCTATTACTTCCAAGTTTGGTTCGAATTAGGTTGTATATCTTCGGGTTCCATATCTTGGCTGAGATCAATATGGGGCTCCTGTTAGCTGATTATTATAGCATGATTCACCCTCTGTACATCATTGTTGCTTCATTGGAAGATCTTGTAGCGTTGTTTGTAAATTTCCATGAACTGAGCTACCCttgacttgactttgggATGTAATCAAATCGTACAGCCTATTCGCACTAATGCAAGAGTCCCTCTAGCATCTGCACCATTCTCACAATAGCCTCATCACTCGCACTGAACATCGGATTGATACCAAGAAACCGCTCAACCTCCTTCAATGCAGCACAAACATTCTCCCTTGTACGCAAGCAGAATCTGCTCACAAATTCACGGTATACGCGGACACGATGGTGGGACATTTCGAAAAAGTTTCGTTCGCTGGAAGTTTCCATGAGTTGCGTGATTGTTGTTCCATTTGtccgcttctcttctttttcggcgAGAATAGATAGGAAATAACGTTTATCGGCTGCAAAGTCTAGATATGCGTGGGTCTTTGATAAGCCTGGAGGTGCGGCTCCGGTCACATTTTCGAGTAGTTTTGGGAAGGTTGCAGCTTTTTGGAGTGGGGAGTGGGACGGGAAAGTTACAGTCCCAATCAATGGTACTGGGGGGAGATTAGCATTGCATAAGGTATGATGTTATCGGAAGAAGAGCGGTTTGGGGGTTAAGCGAACCCTTTTATGTTATATTCCTCGTCAATAatgatgttgtcattgtGGAGATCCACATGGACAAACACCCAGGGACTATTTTGGTGCTCGGGAACAACATATAGAGGAATCATTGACCGTTGAATTAGATAGTCGATGGCAGTGGAATAGTCATGCCGGCGAAGCGTACGACGTATACCTCTGTCCACGCTCTCGGTGGGCCAGACGCTGGTTGATACCTGTGTACGCTTTGGCGTCCCGTGGGGAACCCCTACTGAGGTCACGATGGCTCTGTAATATGATTGGAAGCAGGCGTACCGTAAAACAGAGTTTGGTCATCTAGCGGACACTCAAGGATAATGATGAGTATTAGATCGGCGATTTG from Aspergillus oryzae RIB40 DNA, chromosome 1 encodes the following:
- a CDS encoding uncharacterized protein (predicted protein), whose translation is MRSVSLFLWGLAPLLASAQLTGRVGPLKSAVEKAANKTCNVLDYGAVADLSTDIGQPLLDAFEDCNGGGLVYVPEGEYALSTWVLFDKGESWALQLDGVIYRNGTDGGNMITFEHTSDFEMFSSNGKGAIQALGYEFRNAGESTNTRIMRLQKVSSFSVHDIILVDSPAFHMSLDTVSDGEVYNVVVRGGSSGGLDGIDVWGENVWIHDVEVTNKDECVTVKNPSYNLFIENVYCNWSGGCAIGSITSGTNITDIIYRNVYTRSFNQMFMIKSNGGDGYVRNLALENFIGHGNAYSLDIDSAWSNIDTADGDGVEFSNITVSNWKGTEEDGVQRGPIKILCPDENPCYDITIKDFDMWTETGDSQTYFCQSAYGDGHCLQDGDELKEYTTTLTATSAPSGYAAPTMKEDLSEAMALNTSIAIPTIPASFYPGVMPYSSIAGGSAAAVTPSSSVASPSVSATPSSSFVAWSSSVRVSSPSRPASSPSSTRVSPSSSWITTTGTPPTTASTDALPTIPAQKQPSPDTEVIGKCGFAPPPNQGGHHHVHHHTAPQHH
- a CDS encoding glycoside hydrolase family 43 protein (predicted protein), producing MRIFSSIFAVANVLSLSTGRVIPRQDGNSYVGYLLSTFTDANPQVFWYFSEGSDPLAFKALNGGSPVLESTVGTRAVRDIFLASNAARSEYFMIATDLDINADGFSWDEATRRGSRGLTIWKSSNLVDWSEPTLTTIEEDTAGMAWAPSAVWNDDEQQYYLFWASRLYDSTDSDHTGTAGLDRIRYSTTRDFVTFSSPADYVALDDIPLIDQEFLELGTPGAYARFIKDENINQVYQETTTGGLFGEWTRIPGYIGDNPLSEGPASFPDIENSGVYHLLLDNYEEYVPFQTSDIDAGSWEKSSSSSYPTGLKHGSVLRLTQTEYDAITSKFGSN